A single genomic interval of Peribacillus sp. FSL H8-0477 harbors:
- a CDS encoding DMT family transporter, with product MKKQYLADVSLLLVVFIWGATFVMVQDALAFLKPFSFNAARFFIASLTLLAGYLLVAHKKKDKVWTKPLILSGIKIGIWLFLGYAFQTTGLLYTTPAKAGFITGLSVVLVPMFSLLLLNQKIPVQAVAGIVLAAIGLYLMTMGGPSSLSIGDVLVFFCAVSFAMQIITTAAYAKLYNALPLTIIQLITVAVLSTVSALLFEDTSVFLTPSIMLRAEVLSALLVTSLLATAFAFFAQTHFQAKTSPTRVALIYALEPVFAALTSYVLINEQLTKAAITGCVLILIGMVTAEFPFKRKKAEPIDSAA from the coding sequence ATGAAGAAACAGTATTTAGCCGACGTTAGTTTACTGTTGGTCGTATTTATTTGGGGAGCTACTTTTGTTATGGTACAAGATGCCCTAGCCTTCCTTAAACCATTCAGCTTTAATGCAGCACGCTTTTTTATTGCTTCGCTTACTCTCTTAGCAGGGTATTTGTTAGTTGCTCACAAAAAGAAAGATAAAGTTTGGACCAAACCACTTATCCTATCCGGAATCAAAATTGGAATCTGGCTGTTTCTAGGGTATGCCTTTCAAACCACTGGTCTACTGTATACAACACCTGCTAAAGCAGGTTTTATCACAGGGCTGAGCGTTGTCCTTGTGCCAATGTTTTCATTGCTTCTGTTAAATCAAAAAATTCCCGTACAAGCGGTCGCTGGAATTGTTCTAGCTGCCATCGGTTTATATTTAATGACAATGGGAGGACCTTCTTCTCTCTCTATTGGTGATGTTCTCGTCTTTTTCTGTGCTGTTAGTTTTGCCATGCAGATTATTACGACAGCCGCATACGCAAAACTATATAATGCCTTACCCTTAACCATTATTCAACTGATAACCGTCGCTGTATTATCCACCGTATCGGCTCTATTATTCGAGGATACATCTGTATTTCTTACTCCTAGTATTATGCTGCGAGCGGAAGTATTATCAGCTTTGTTAGTCACATCTTTACTCGCCACAGCTTTTGCTTTTTTTGCTCAAACACATTTTCAAGCAAAAACCTCACCAACCAGGGTGGCATTAATTTATGCGTTGGAACCGGTATTTGCTGCATTAACCTCATATGTACTGATTAACGAACAATTAACGAAAGCTGCGATTACTGGATGTGTATTGATCTTAATCGGTATGGTCACGGCAGAGTTCCCTTTTAAACGCAAAAAAGCCGAACCCATCGATTCAGCTGCTTAA
- a CDS encoding reverse transcriptase-like protein, protein MIEVYIDGASAGNPGPSGAGIFINNNGDVHRHSIPLGSLENHEAEYQALIHGLKICLRHEYKVVSFRTDSQLISQAVEKEFVKNKRYSPLLSEALELAEQFDLFFLKWIPSSENKAADQLARRAIRLNEGNEE, encoded by the coding sequence ATGATTGAGGTATATATTGATGGTGCTAGTGCAGGGAATCCAGGTCCAAGCGGGGCTGGAATTTTCATCAATAATAATGGAGATGTACACCGGCATTCGATCCCGCTTGGCAGTCTAGAAAATCATGAAGCAGAATATCAAGCTCTCATACATGGGTTAAAAATTTGTCTGCGCCATGAGTACAAAGTGGTTTCATTCCGGACCGATTCGCAGTTAATTTCTCAGGCCGTTGAAAAAGAATTTGTAAAAAACAAACGATATTCACCATTGCTTTCCGAAGCGCTTGAGTTAGCTGAACAGTTTGACCTGTTCTTTCTGAAATGGATTCCTAGTTCAGAAAATAAGGCAGCAGACCAATTAGCCAGACGAGCCATTCGTTTGAACGAAGGAAATGAAGAATGA
- a CDS encoding reverse transcriptase-like protein, which translates to MKVIMHWKYGAARKPNAVFTSEWMDAQDALTIIDDLEKAGRMKEVEVSDELGTTWSKKELKKLLAKVEEEPQEATVYFDGGYQKNSKLSGLGVVIYYRQGKEQWRVRINRLLQELDTNNEAEYAAFYEAVTQLEELGVRHQSVTFKGDSQVVLNQLSGEWACFEEVLNQWLDRIENKLKQLGIIPVFEPIGRKENTEADKLATQALNGEEISSKFNLTANSRETD; encoded by the coding sequence ATGAAGGTAATCATGCATTGGAAATACGGTGCAGCAAGAAAACCAAACGCAGTTTTTACTTCTGAATGGATGGATGCACAAGATGCCTTAACGATTATTGATGATCTTGAAAAAGCAGGAAGAATGAAAGAAGTCGAAGTAAGTGATGAACTGGGCACTACCTGGTCAAAGAAAGAACTGAAGAAATTACTTGCCAAAGTGGAAGAAGAACCCCAAGAAGCCACCGTATACTTTGATGGAGGCTATCAAAAAAACTCTAAATTGTCCGGACTTGGCGTTGTTATCTACTATCGACAAGGAAAAGAGCAATGGAGAGTAAGAATAAATCGTCTGCTGCAAGAGCTTGATACGAATAATGAAGCAGAATATGCTGCTTTTTATGAGGCAGTGACACAGCTTGAGGAATTAGGTGTTCGTCACCAGAGTGTTACCTTTAAAGGAGACTCTCAGGTAGTCCTTAACCAGCTTTCCGGTGAATGGGCCTGTTTCGAAGAAGTATTAAACCAGTGGCTCGATCGGATTGAAAATAAGCTGAAACAGCTCGGAATTATCCCAGTATTTGAACCTATTGGAAGAAAAGAAAACACGGAAGCTGATAAATTGGCTACTCAAGCCCTGAATGGAGAAGAAATCAGCAGTAAATTTAACCTGACTGCAAATAGCAGGGAGACTGATTAA
- a CDS encoding small, acid-soluble spore protein L — translation MPKHKNRGNKSRSGVPPQGNIQGDTSPKSELENKAKYSNTKR, via the coding sequence ATGCCTAAACATAAAAATCGCGGCAATAAAAGCAGAAGCGGAGTCCCGCCGCAAGGAAATATCCAAGGTGACACTAGTCCAAAAAGCGAATTAGAAAACAAAGCTAAATATTCCAATA
- a CDS encoding zinc-finger domain-containing protein: MERKKYFDEVEDIFSFDCKDCFVYKHFKKEKGKRYAHKFCISECTVGEKLKMIGNKLGG; the protein is encoded by the coding sequence ATGGAACGAAAAAAATATTTTGATGAAGTAGAGGACATCTTTTCCTTTGATTGTAAAGATTGCTTTGTATATAAGCATTTTAAAAAGGAAAAAGGTAAACGGTACGCTCATAAATTTTGTATTTCTGAATGTACGGTAGGCGAAAAGTTAAAGATGATAGGCAATAAATTAGGCGGTTAA
- a CDS encoding HD-GYP domain-containing protein, with translation MTNQTLSNHGVPLSISDIDLLIAKLTMKPQELPSISMNGHSRSLKERIAEITLKVEEATHQLRDIFKTVKWTGNVPIAAIKHDIIPIISQAAEFPHVFFLYDEMKQRDEYTYRHNICVGVIAAYIGKWAGLTEQELSELTLAATLHDVGKMMVKEEILHKPGKLTAAEYEQVKQHTVFGYSLLKKIPNLPPSIALTALQHHERENGGGYPLQLKGANTHLYAKIVAIADVFHAMSSKRVYHDAMPFYKVIKQMKEDVFGTFDPSLLLIFLNKIMKSLVGKEVLLTNQRIGRIIMIDPYDPINSLIQSDNQIIDLRFQKDIQIDRVLGG, from the coding sequence ATGACTAACCAAACCCTTAGTAACCATGGCGTACCACTCTCGATATCTGATATCGATTTATTGATAGCTAAATTAACCATGAAACCACAGGAATTGCCTTCCATCTCGATGAACGGTCATTCTAGAAGTTTAAAAGAACGAATTGCAGAGATTACACTAAAAGTTGAAGAAGCAACCCACCAATTACGTGATATTTTTAAAACGGTAAAATGGACAGGAAACGTACCTATTGCTGCGATTAAACATGATATTATCCCAATCATCAGTCAAGCAGCAGAATTTCCTCATGTATTTTTTTTATACGATGAGATGAAACAACGAGATGAATACACCTATAGGCATAATATTTGTGTCGGGGTGATAGCCGCTTATATTGGGAAATGGGCAGGACTTACGGAACAGGAATTGTCTGAACTGACACTTGCTGCGACTCTTCATGATGTCGGGAAGATGATGGTGAAAGAGGAGATTTTGCATAAACCTGGGAAATTGACAGCAGCAGAATATGAACAAGTTAAGCAGCATACAGTGTTCGGATATAGTTTGTTAAAGAAAATTCCCAATCTGCCCCCAAGTATTGCGTTAACTGCCTTACAGCATCATGAGCGAGAGAATGGCGGAGGCTATCCCTTACAGTTAAAAGGAGCTAACACCCACCTTTATGCTAAAATTGTGGCGATTGCAGATGTGTTCCATGCGATGTCCTCTAAACGTGTCTATCATGATGCTATGCCATTTTATAAAGTAATTAAGCAAATGAAAGAGGATGTTTTCGGAACGTTTGATCCATCCTTGTTACTTATTTTCTTAAACAAAATCATGAAGTCGCTGGTAGGAAAAGAAGTCCTCTTAACCAATCAGAGAATTGGACGCATAATCATGATTGATCCTTATGATCCAATAAATTCCTTAATACAAAGTGATAATCAAATCATCGACCTGCGTTTTCAAAAAGATATCCAAATCGATCGAGTTTTAGGTGGATGA
- a CDS encoding DUF6123 family protein, whose protein sequence is MDYSVEEYVSFLETKGFTFGEDAIGFIFFGKRYTEASDILVNIAIEITLKAQKNFDGSFYVSLLENLKQKNITNKPQAEAYARELGLLS, encoded by the coding sequence GTGGACTATTCAGTAGAAGAGTATGTTTCTTTTTTGGAAACGAAAGGCTTTACATTTGGTGAAGATGCCATCGGTTTTATTTTCTTTGGTAAACGTTATACAGAAGCGAGTGATATTCTTGTTAACATTGCGATCGAAATTACGTTAAAAGCTCAAAAGAATTTTGATGGCAGTTTTTATGTATCTTTACTTGAAAATTTAAAGCAAAAAAATATTACGAACAAACCCCAGGCGGAAGCGTATGCCCGGGAGCTTGGATTATTGAGCTAA